A stretch of the Massilia sp. W12 genome encodes the following:
- the cysS gene encoding cysteine--tRNA ligase, protein MSSLKIYNSLSREKEVFVPLNPGQVGMYVCGMTIYDYCHVGHARMLMAFDIVHRWLKQSGYAVRYVRNITDIDDKIIRRAVENNEPIAHLTERFIRLMDEDIEKLNILPASDNPRATQFLPQMLSIIQTLEQKGLAYKSANGDVNFAVRKLEGYGKLSRRNLDDMRAGERVEVDGAKQDPLDFVLWKASKPEEPADVKYASPYGSGRPGWHIECSAMACSLLGEPFDIHGGGLDLVFPHHENEIAQSEGASGGQMARFWLHNGFLEVDGEKMSKSLGNFFTIRDVLKEYDAEVLRFFMLRTHYRSPLNYSDHHLDDAKQALTRLYTALKDCPSDGSGWDWDEEYAARYRDAMDDDFNTPLAMAALFELAGKLNRERDPRLASQLKGLGAVLGILQRDPQEFLQAQVKTLDAAWIEAQIEARSQAKAAKQFAEADRIRAELLEKGVVLEDKPGGRTEWRAA, encoded by the coding sequence ATGAGTTCGTTGAAAATCTATAATTCGCTGTCACGCGAGAAAGAAGTGTTTGTTCCACTGAATCCGGGTCAGGTGGGCATGTACGTCTGTGGCATGACGATTTATGATTATTGCCATGTCGGCCATGCGCGTATGCTGATGGCGTTTGATATTGTGCACCGCTGGCTGAAGCAGTCCGGTTACGCTGTGCGCTATGTGCGCAATATTACGGATATTGACGACAAAATCATCCGCCGCGCGGTGGAAAACAATGAACCGATCGCCCATCTGACCGAGCGTTTTATCCGGCTCATGGATGAAGACATCGAGAAGCTGAATATTCTGCCGGCCAGCGACAACCCGCGCGCCACCCAATTTTTGCCGCAAATGCTCTCCATCATCCAAACCCTTGAACAAAAGGGCTTGGCGTATAAGAGTGCGAATGGCGATGTGAATTTCGCCGTGCGCAAGCTGGAGGGCTACGGCAAACTTTCGCGCCGCAATCTGGACGATATGCGCGCCGGCGAACGTGTTGAGGTCGATGGCGCCAAGCAAGACCCGCTCGACTTTGTGTTGTGGAAAGCCAGCAAGCCGGAAGAGCCGGCGGATGTCAAATACGCTTCTCCGTATGGCTCCGGGCGTCCGGGCTGGCATATCGAATGCTCGGCCATGGCCTGCAGCCTGCTGGGCGAGCCGTTTGATATTCATGGCGGCGGCCTGGATCTGGTGTTCCCGCATCATGAAAACGAAATCGCGCAATCCGAAGGCGCCAGCGGCGGCCAGATGGCGCGTTTCTGGCTGCATAACGGCTTTTTGGAAGTCGATGGCGAAAAAATGTCCAAGTCTTTGGGCAATTTCTTCACCATCCGCGACGTGCTCAAAGAATACGACGCCGAAGTGCTGCGCTTCTTCATGCTGCGCACCCATTACCGCAGCCCCTTGAATTATTCCGACCACCATCTGGACGACGCCAAGCAAGCCTTGACCCGCCTGTACACCGCCTTGAAAGATTGCCCGTCTGACGGTTCGGGCTGGGATTGGGATGAGGAATACGCCGCACGCTACCGCGATGCGATGGATGATGATTTCAATACTCCGCTGGCGATGGCCGCGCTGTTTGAATTGGCCGGCAAGCTCAATCGCGAACGTGATCCGCGTTTGGCGTCCCAGCTCAAGGGCTTGGGCGCAGTGCTGGGGATCTTGCAGCGCGACCCGCAGGAATTTTTGCAGGCTCAGGTGAAAACCCTGGATGCCGCCTGGATTGAGGCGCAAATTGAGGCGCGCAGCCAGGCCAAGGCGGCGAAGCAATTCGCCGAAGCTGACCGCATCCGCGCTGAGCTGCTGGAAAAAGGCGTGGTGCTGGAAGACAAACCGGGCGGCCGCACGGAGTGGCGCGCTGCATGA
- a CDS encoding tetratricopeptide repeat protein, whose amino-acid sequence MRHGALALLSATVFGMAALPVQADDFSDVSKLIRAGQFNDALSKVDAVLAQRPKDAQMRFLKGLILTEQNKNPEAIAVFTKLTEDYPELPEPYNNLAVLYAASGQYDKARGALEAAIKTNPTYATAHENLGDVYAKLASQSYDKALQLDSANNSAKSKLTMVRTLVGNSSSAALPKAGATTAAKASPSPLPPAKPAASPSPTVLAAASPAPSASPAKPAASPAPAATPSPAKPDPKAEAKAAAEAKAAEAKAAAETRARELAEAKTAAENKARAEKAEKQEAARKEEARANVERDEVLKAVNAWARAWSAKDVKAYLAAYGNDFQTPNGEARKAWAEERKGRIESKGKISVQIEDAKVSIENGQATVKFRQLYKSDRLSANSRKILVLTRQGGKWQIKQERQAS is encoded by the coding sequence TTGCGTCATGGCGCCCTGGCCCTGCTCAGCGCGACGGTATTCGGCATGGCGGCCCTGCCTGTGCAGGCGGATGATTTTTCCGATGTCAGCAAACTGATCCGCGCCGGCCAGTTCAATGATGCCTTGAGCAAGGTTGACGCCGTTTTGGCGCAACGCCCGAAAGATGCGCAAATGCGTTTCTTGAAGGGTTTGATTCTGACTGAGCAAAACAAGAACCCGGAAGCGATTGCGGTCTTCACCAAGCTCACAGAAGACTATCCGGAATTACCCGAACCGTATAACAATCTGGCGGTGCTGTACGCCGCCAGCGGTCAATATGACAAGGCGCGCGGCGCGCTGGAAGCGGCTATCAAAACCAATCCGACTTACGCCACCGCGCATGAAAACCTGGGCGATGTGTACGCCAAGCTGGCCAGCCAGTCGTATGACAAGGCGTTGCAACTGGATTCCGCCAATAACAGCGCCAAATCCAAGCTGACCATGGTGCGCACCCTGGTTGGCAACAGCAGCAGCGCAGCGCTGCCCAAGGCCGGCGCGACGACGGCGGCCAAGGCCAGTCCAAGCCCGCTGCCGCCGGCCAAACCGGCAGCCAGCCCCAGCCCGACAGTGTTGGCGGCGGCCAGCCCGGCCCCGAGCGCCAGCCCGGCCAAGCCGGCGGCCAGCCCGGCCCCAGCCGCCACCCCCAGCCCGGCCAAGCCGGATCCGAAGGCCGAAGCGAAAGCGGCGGCAGAGGCGAAAGCCGCCGAGGCCAAGGCAGCGGCAGAGACCCGCGCACGCGAATTGGCTGAGGCGAAAACCGCCGCTGAAAACAAGGCCCGCGCAGAGAAAGCGGAAAAACAGGAGGCGGCGCGCAAGGAAGAGGCGCGCGCCAATGTGGAACGCGATGAAGTCTTGAAAGCAGTCAATGCCTGGGCCCGCGCCTGGAGCGCAAAAGACGTGAAAGCCTATCTGGCCGCATACGGCAATGATTTCCAAACGCCCAACGGCGAAGCGCGCAAAGCCTGGGCCGAAGAGCGCAAGGGAAGAATTGAAAGCAAGGGCAAGATCAGCGTGCAGATTGAAGATGCGAAAGTCAGCATTGAAAACGGTCAGGCCACGGTGAAATTCCGCCAACTGTATAAATCTGACCGTTTGAGCGCCAACAGCCGCAAAATTCTGGTCTTAACGCGCCAGGGCGGCAAATGGCAAATCAAACAGGAACGCCAGGCAAGCTGA
- a CDS encoding L,D-transpeptidase family protein, whose protein sequence is MLSPAVKPNQAARRPRRSSSALLLCAAMLWCEAAFAIGAFRPPPPTPTPTPAPAAPLLPQRADKKPDPDASLIAIYKDLGNNRRKEALAKADALVAAYPNFRLAHLVRGDILLAQAKPVQGFGAGANATPDKIADFRAEAQARIRALQQKPDPDMAPRSLLQLREDQTHALVVDTRQSRLYVYQHQNGRLRFITDYYISHGKFGVNKFKEGDQRTPLGVYYVTSRLPRAKLPDFYGSGALPINYPNEWDKLHGRSGSGIWLHGTPAANYSRPPLASDGCVVLTNPDLEQLYLSVEAGKTPVVIAERVEFVNKTRRESERQQAAKMVEDWRADLESLDSAKFLANYSPRFKAANGDNLQAWYAKNRLQANATSNLSIKLREVTLFRYPDVPDMVVATFTQDTYFGKNKYTSRKRQYWQKEGPSWKVMYETLL, encoded by the coding sequence ATGTTGTCCCCTGCAGTCAAGCCGAATCAGGCGGCCCGCCGTCCACGCCGCAGCAGCAGCGCGCTGTTGCTGTGCGCCGCCATGCTGTGGTGTGAGGCCGCATTCGCGATTGGCGCATTCCGCCCGCCGCCGCCCACGCCGACACCGACGCCCGCCCCGGCAGCGCCGCTGCTGCCGCAGCGCGCTGACAAAAAGCCGGACCCGGACGCCAGCCTGATCGCGATTTATAAAGATCTGGGCAATAACCGGCGCAAAGAAGCGTTGGCCAAGGCCGACGCGCTGGTCGCCGCCTATCCCAATTTCCGCCTGGCGCACCTGGTGCGCGGCGATATTTTGCTGGCGCAAGCCAAGCCGGTGCAAGGTTTCGGCGCCGGCGCGAATGCGACCCCGGACAAAATCGCCGATTTCCGCGCCGAAGCGCAAGCGCGCATCCGCGCCTTGCAGCAAAAACCCGACCCGGACATGGCCCCGCGCAGCCTGCTGCAATTGCGCGAAGACCAAACCCATGCGCTGGTGGTCGATACGCGCCAATCGCGCCTGTATGTCTATCAACACCAGAACGGGCGCCTGCGTTTTATCACCGATTACTATATTTCGCACGGCAAATTCGGCGTGAATAAATTCAAGGAAGGCGACCAGCGCACACCGCTCGGGGTGTACTACGTCACCAGCCGCCTGCCGCGCGCCAAGCTGCCCGATTTTTACGGCTCCGGCGCCCTGCCCATCAACTATCCGAATGAATGGGACAAGCTGCATGGGCGCAGCGGTTCCGGCATCTGGCTGCACGGCACCCCGGCGGCGAATTACAGCCGCCCGCCGCTGGCCTCGGATGGCTGCGTGGTCTTGACCAATCCCGATCTGGAACAGCTGTATTTATCGGTTGAAGCCGGCAAAACCCCGGTGGTGATTGCCGAGCGGGTCGAGTTTGTCAACAAAACCCGGCGTGAAAGCGAACGCCAGCAAGCCGCGAAAATGGTGGAAGACTGGCGCGCCGATCTGGAAAGCCTGGATTCAGCGAAATTCCTGGCGAACTACTCGCCGCGCTTTAAAGCCGCCAATGGCGACAATCTGCAAGCCTGGTACGCCAAAAACCGGCTGCAAGCCAACGCCACCAGTAATTTGAGCATCAAGCTGCGCGAAGTCACCCTGTTCCGTTATCCTGATGTGCCTGACATGGTGGTGGCCACCTTCACCCAGGACACCTATTTCGGCAAAAACAAATACACCTCCAGAAAGCGCCAGTATTGGCAAAAAGAAGGCCCGTCCTGGAAGGTGATGTACGAAACCCTGTTGTAA
- a CDS encoding peptidylprolyl isomerase produces the protein MFCLKPSAAQESAAASAPADAASPAPAPAAPPAPPVGNGPKVVLKTSMGEIVLELNPEKAPKTVENFLKYVKKGHYNGTLFHRVIDGFMIQGGGFDEKMNQKPTDAPIQNEAKNGLKNETYSIAMARMPMPHSASAQFFINVNNNTPLDYPGRDGWGYCVFGRVIAGMDVVDKIAKVETGNHGMHQNVPVKPVIIKQAALQKAGGK, from the coding sequence ATGTTCTGCCTCAAGCCGTCCGCCGCACAGGAAAGCGCGGCAGCGAGCGCGCCGGCAGACGCCGCCAGCCCGGCGCCCGCCCCTGCCGCGCCGCCGGCGCCGCCGGTTGGCAACGGGCCGAAAGTCGTGCTGAAAACCAGCATGGGCGAAATCGTGCTCGAACTGAACCCGGAAAAAGCGCCCAAGACGGTGGAAAATTTCCTCAAATACGTCAAAAAAGGCCATTACAACGGCACCCTGTTTCATCGCGTCATCGACGGTTTTATGATCCAGGGCGGCGGCTTTGATGAAAAAATGAATCAAAAACCGACCGATGCGCCGATTCAAAACGAAGCCAAAAACGGCCTGAAAAACGAAACCTACAGCATCGCCATGGCGCGCATGCCGATGCCGCATTCCGCCTCCGCGCAGTTTTTCATCAATGTCAACAACAACACCCCGCTCGACTATCCGGGCCGCGACGGGTGGGGCTATTGCGTTTTCGGACGCGTGATTGCCGGCATGGACGTGGTGGACAAAATCGCCAAGGTTGAAACAGGCAACCATGGCATGCATCAAAACGTGCCGGTGAAACCGGTGATCATCAAGCAAGCCGCGCTGCAAAAAGCAGGCGGCAAATAA
- a CDS encoding peptidylprolyl isomerase, translated as MAVLLQTNMGDITIELDAEKAPKSVANFLEYVQSGHYDGTIFHRVMGHFMIQGGGFEPGMKQKETREPIENEANNGLTNDKYTIAMARTNAPHSATAQFFINVVDNSFLNYPGQDGWGYCVFGKVSAGTEVVDQIKNVKTGRSGFHGDVPLEDVIITKASVI; from the coding sequence ATGGCAGTTCTTCTGCAAACCAATATGGGCGACATCACGATTGAGCTGGACGCGGAAAAAGCGCCGAAATCCGTCGCCAACTTCCTCGAATACGTGCAAAGCGGCCACTATGACGGCACGATTTTCCATCGCGTGATGGGCCATTTCATGATCCAGGGCGGCGGCTTTGAACCGGGCATGAAGCAAAAAGAAACCCGCGAACCGATTGAAAACGAAGCCAACAACGGCTTGACCAACGACAAATACACCATCGCCATGGCGCGCACCAATGCGCCGCACTCGGCCACTGCGCAATTCTTCATCAATGTGGTGGACAATTCCTTCCTGAACTATCCGGGTCAGGATGGCTGGGGTTATTGCGTATTCGGCAAAGTCAGCGCCGGCACGGAAGTGGTGGACCAGATCAAGAATGTGAAAACCGGCCGCAGCGGTTTCCACGGCGATGTGCCGCTGGAAGACGTGATCATCACCAAAGCCAGCGTCATCTGA
- a CDS encoding UDP-2,3-diacylglucosamine diphosphatase: MTPGFSSAQRHGEQPLALFVSDVHLDPAAAKGSAADATRSAFLRFLQHANQAPALYLLGDIFEYWAGDDDLDAPEHADWLAALQSLHEQGVQLYWIAGNRDFLAGAAFAKRCGITLLAENHVLQCGPANILLCHGDAACTDDHEYMAFRAQARTPAWQQAFLARPLAQRKAMIAQMRAHSMQRQAGMGAQAMLLDVNQDSIAALLDAYDCRILLHGHTHRPQCHRWQRDGLNYERHVLPDWDVGAGRGGYIRLEADGSLSHWRLQQD, translated from the coding sequence ATGACGCCAGGCTTTAGCAGCGCACAGCGCCACGGCGAACAGCCGTTGGCGCTGTTTGTTTCTGATGTGCATTTGGATCCGGCAGCCGCCAAAGGCAGCGCAGCCGACGCCACGCGCAGCGCTTTTTTGCGCTTTTTACAGCATGCCAATCAGGCCCCTGCCCTGTATCTGCTGGGCGATATTTTTGAATACTGGGCTGGCGACGACGATCTCGACGCGCCCGAACATGCCGACTGGCTGGCCGCCCTGCAAAGCTTGCATGAGCAAGGCGTGCAACTGTATTGGATCGCCGGCAACCGCGACTTTTTAGCGGGGGCCGCGTTTGCAAAGCGCTGCGGCATAACGCTGCTGGCGGAAAACCATGTGCTGCAATGCGGCCCGGCCAACATTTTGCTGTGTCATGGCGACGCCGCCTGCACCGACGACCATGAATACATGGCGTTTCGGGCGCAAGCGCGCACGCCAGCCTGGCAACAAGCGTTTTTGGCCCGTCCCCTGGCCCAGCGTAAAGCCATGATTGCGCAAATGCGCGCGCACAGCATGCAAAGACAGGCCGGCATGGGCGCCCAAGCCATGCTGCTGGACGTCAACCAGGACAGCATCGCGGCCTTGCTGGATGCGTATGATTGCCGCATCCTGCTGCACGGCCACACTCACCGCCCGCAATGCCATCGCTGGCAGCGTGACGGACTGAATTATGAACGCCATGTGCTGCCCGACTGGGATGTGGGCGCCGGGCGCGGCGGCTATATCCGCTTGGAAGCCGATGGCAGTTTGAGCCATTGGCGGCTGCAACAAGATTGA
- a CDS encoding ABC transporter transmembrane domain-containing protein, with protein sequence MEKQDSAPAPESVPAQHKTSLAMLKGLLPFMRPYRNTFLLAGIALLLAAGSTLTIPLAFKRMIDLGFGPGSAGAEHVNSAFLTLFAVATLLALATACRFYLVSWLGERVTADIRSAVYRHVVQQSPQFFETAKTGEVLSRLTTDTTLIQSLVGTSISMALRNMLLFIGGLIMLFITSPRLSAIILVLLAGVVLPIVAFGRRVRRLSRDSQDRIADASALAGEMLNAMSTVQAYTHEQREAARFDDSVQRAFATAVARIRARALLTMLAILLVFGSIVFVLWLGAHAVLEGRMTGGELGQFILYAATVAGSIGALSEVMGEAQRAAGATERLLDLLALQSPIQSPAQPQALPARTENGAALTLRDLFFHYPSRPDAAALSHVSLDIRPGETVALVGPSGSGKSTLFQLLLRFYDPQKGQIKLDGVDIRQLGLQDLRSAIGIVPQDTVIFSANAMENIRYGRPEASDAEVIAAAKMAAAHEFIERLPQGYQAFLGERGVRLSGGQRQRIAIARALLKNPPLLLLDEATSALDAESERLVQGALEAAMEGRTTLIIAHRLATVKKADRIIVLEHGQIVESGSHASLLAQGGVYANLAKLQFHS encoded by the coding sequence ATGGAAAAACAAGACAGCGCGCCCGCGCCTGAGAGCGTGCCGGCGCAACACAAAACCAGTTTGGCGATGTTAAAGGGCTTGCTGCCCTTTATGCGCCCGTATCGCAATACTTTTCTGCTGGCCGGCATCGCCCTGTTGCTGGCGGCCGGTTCCACCTTGACCATTCCGCTGGCCTTCAAGCGCATGATCGACCTGGGCTTTGGCCCCGGCAGCGCAGGGGCTGAGCACGTCAACAGCGCATTTTTAACCCTGTTCGCAGTCGCCACCCTGCTGGCGCTGGCCACCGCCTGCCGTTTTTATCTGGTCTCCTGGCTGGGCGAACGTGTCACCGCCGACATCCGCAGCGCAGTCTATCGGCATGTGGTGCAGCAAAGTCCGCAATTTTTTGAAACCGCCAAAACCGGCGAAGTCTTATCGCGCTTAACCACCGACACCACCTTGATTCAAAGCCTGGTCGGCACCAGTATTTCCATGGCGCTGCGCAATATGCTGCTGTTCATCGGCGGCTTGATCATGCTGTTCATCACCAGCCCGCGCTTATCCGCCATCATCCTGGTGCTGTTGGCCGGCGTGGTGCTGCCGATTGTGGCGTTCGGACGGCGCGTGCGCCGCCTGTCGCGCGATTCGCAAGACCGCATCGCCGATGCTTCCGCGCTGGCGGGCGAAATGCTCAACGCCATGAGCACGGTGCAGGCTTACACCCACGAACAAAGAGAAGCGGCGCGCTTTGACGACTCGGTGCAGCGCGCTTTCGCCACCGCCGTGGCGCGCATCCGTGCGCGCGCCTTGTTGACCATGCTGGCGATTTTGCTGGTGTTTGGCAGCATTGTGTTTGTGCTGTGGCTGGGCGCGCACGCGGTGCTGGAAGGCCGCATGACCGGCGGCGAACTGGGCCAATTCATTTTATATGCCGCCACCGTGGCCGGCTCGATTGGCGCTTTGTCGGAAGTGATGGGCGAAGCGCAACGCGCCGCCGGCGCCACCGAACGTCTGCTGGATTTGCTGGCCTTGCAAAGCCCGATTCAATCGCCGGCGCAGCCGCAGGCGCTGCCCGCGCGCACCGAAAACGGCGCCGCGCTCACCTTGCGCGACCTGTTCTTCCACTACCCGTCCCGCCCCGACGCCGCCGCCCTGTCCCATGTCTCGCTCGACATCCGCCCCGGCGAAACCGTGGCGCTGGTCGGCCCCTCCGGCTCCGGCAAAAGCACGCTGTTCCAACTGCTGCTGCGTTTTTATGATCCGCAAAAGGGACAAATCAAACTCGACGGCGTGGACATCCGCCAACTCGGCTTGCAAGATTTGCGCAGCGCGATTGGCATCGTGCCGCAAGACACCGTGATTTTTTCCGCGAATGCGATGGAAAACATCCGCTATGGCCGGCCCGAAGCGAGCGATGCGGAAGTGATTGCAGCAGCCAAGATGGCGGCGGCGCATGAATTCATTGAACGCCTGCCGCAAGGTTATCAAGCGTTTTTGGGGGAACGCGGGGTGCGCTTATCCGGCGGCCAGCGCCAGCGCATCGCGATTGCGCGCGCCTTGCTGAAAAATCCGCCACTCTTGCTGCTCGACGAAGCCACCAGCGCGCTGGATGCGGAATCTGAACGTCTGGTGCAAGGCGCGCTGGAAGCTGCGATGGAGGGCCGCACCACCCTGATTATTGCGCACCGTTTGGCCACCGTGAAAAAGGCCGATCGCATCATCGTGCTGGAACACGGCCAGATCGTCGAAAGCGGCAGCCACGCCAGCCTGCTGGCGCAAGGCGGGGTGTATGCGAATTTGGCGAAGTTGCAGTTTCACAGTTAA
- a CDS encoding zinc-ribbon domain containing protein has protein sequence MMKRAEKRLARQIKQRSNVALAEPRLWSNKSQQSVQAIWAKEYRDIHYHCSKCHAAAVFSAQDQKHSYEIKKAYIDQKRRLCHDCWLESLRIKQALQDYANKWHTQKNVLRTDENFLQAWLDLVLLHKLYLSRKEDTARINMIKRLLDALQTSKAIADTLDAAIK, from the coding sequence ATGATGAAACGGGCGGAAAAACGACTTGCACGGCAAATCAAACAGCGCAGCAATGTTGCACTGGCTGAGCCACGTTTATGGTCAAACAAAAGTCAGCAATCCGTACAGGCCATCTGGGCCAAAGAATACCGCGATATCCACTACCACTGCAGCAAATGCCATGCCGCCGCAGTCTTTTCAGCGCAAGATCAAAAGCACAGCTACGAGATTAAGAAAGCCTATATTGATCAAAAGCGGCGTCTATGCCATGACTGCTGGCTGGAATCATTGCGGATCAAACAGGCGCTGCAAGATTATGCAAACAAGTGGCATACGCAAAAAAATGTTTTGCGCACGGACGAAAACTTCCTGCAAGCTTGGCTGGATTTGGTTTTATTGCATAAACTGTATTTAAGTCGCAAAGAGGATACGGCCAGGATCAATATGATTAAAAGACTTCTGGATGCTCTGCAAACCTCCAAAGCAATAGCTGATACGCTCGACGCAGCTATAAAGTAA
- a CDS encoding type II toxin-antitoxin system YafO family toxin, which translates to MGVKITTASFLENQLSRNDLEELVEAFRKFKADGDCTDFFGRDYPYMGPQKVKDEDLWHAHIPDPGSPRFKLRVTQFRRSSDTALVYCRAYFDDDHYLLIGILYTAHTAYQQTPRTWYLPFLEIAKEFRESH; encoded by the coding sequence ATGGGAGTAAAAATTACAACAGCCAGTTTTCTGGAAAATCAATTAAGCCGAAATGATCTGGAAGAGCTGGTCGAAGCATTCAGAAAATTCAAAGCAGATGGTGATTGCACAGACTTTTTCGGACGCGATTATCCTTACATGGGACCGCAGAAAGTAAAAGATGAAGATTTATGGCATGCACACATTCCTGATCCCGGCAGCCCCAGATTTAAATTGAGGGTAACTCAATTCAGACGCAGCAGCGATACCGCACTGGTTTATTGTCGCGCATATTTTGATGACGATCATTATCTCTTGATCGGGATTTTGTACACTGCCCACACCGCCTATCAACAAACCCCGCGAACGTGGTATTTACCTTTTCTTGAAATTGCAAAAGAATTTCGAGAGAGTCATTAA